A genomic segment from Candidatus Acidiferrales bacterium encodes:
- a CDS encoding metal-dependent hydrolase produces the protein MENITHTLVAVALSRAGLNRKAAYATGALIVAANLPDIDIATVLRSPLEYLRWERGYTHSVLGVTLLAALLFPLFRLGEAIFRRGQPSRIRWLPFFAVCWAGTASHLLLDLLDSYGVRAGLPFSGRWLAADLAFIWDPWIFGILLVALFVPWITKLVSEEIGARSKTPPGRASAILALGLVAVFCGVRAYGHARAVGLLDARIYHGRTPLAVGAFPDALSPAVWHGVVETAGTYELIEVNVLLPERFDPDRASTHYKPTASPALDAAENTHTARMFLESARFPLANVEHLADGWRVRIRDLRFASATRRRRSFVVTIGLDEEFHVRDESFRVGGSAEPPLPREP, from the coding sequence ATGGAAAACATAACGCACACGCTCGTTGCCGTCGCTCTCTCCCGCGCGGGCCTGAATCGCAAAGCAGCCTACGCTACCGGGGCGCTGATCGTCGCTGCCAATTTGCCCGACATAGACATCGCCACGGTGCTTCGCAGCCCGCTCGAATATCTCCGATGGGAGCGCGGTTATACCCACTCGGTTCTGGGAGTCACGCTCCTGGCTGCGCTGCTATTTCCTCTGTTTCGTTTGGGCGAGGCGATCTTCCGCCGCGGCCAGCCCTCCCGGATTCGCTGGCTGCCCTTTTTCGCGGTGTGCTGGGCGGGAACGGCGAGCCACCTGCTGCTGGACCTGCTCGATTCTTACGGTGTTCGCGCCGGTTTGCCTTTTAGCGGCCGCTGGCTGGCTGCCGACCTGGCCTTCATCTGGGATCCCTGGATCTTCGGCATTCTCCTGGTGGCGCTCTTTGTGCCCTGGATCACAAAGCTGGTCAGTGAGGAGATTGGAGCGCGGTCGAAAACTCCGCCGGGGCGAGCGAGCGCGATCCTGGCGCTCGGGCTGGTGGCGGTGTTCTGCGGCGTGCGCGCTTATGGGCACGCTCGCGCAGTCGGTTTGCTGGATGCCCGGATTTATCACGGACGCACGCCGCTCGCCGTGGGCGCATTTCCGGACGCGCTCTCGCCGGCGGTGTGGCACGGCGTCGTGGAAACGGCCGGAACTTACGAATTGATCGAGGTGAACGTGCTCCTGCCCGAGCGTTTCGACCCGGATCGTGCCTCCACGCATTACAAGCCGACCGCTTCCCCGGCTCTCGACGCGGCCGAGAATACACACACCGCAAGAATGTTCCTGGAATCGGCGCGCTTTCCGCTGGCGAACGTGGAACACCTTGCCGACGGCTGGCGGGTGCGTATCCGCGATTTGCGCTTTGCATCGGCCACTCGCCGGCGGCGCAGCTTCGTTGTCACAATTGGTCTGGATGAGGAATTCCACGTTCGGGACGAATCCTTCCGCGTCGGTGGCTCCGCCGAACCTCCCTTGCCACGCGAACCGTAG